Proteins found in one Vallitalea guaymasensis genomic segment:
- the vanG gene encoding D-alanine--D-serine ligase VanG — MMKKKIAILFGGYSTEYNVSLQSANSIIRNINDEIYEKVLIGITREGNWFRYYGTTNNILNDTWYLNEDECVPVVISPNRNLGGIIELIGSTNKFTKIDAAFPVLHGKNGEDGTVQGLIELAGIPLIGCDTLSSALCMNKDIAHKLAKEAGISIPEGIVISSMENDKSLKKKTEHLNYPLFVKPLKAGSSFGITKVNDRANLLEAVNLAFEHDDQVIIEENINGFEVGCAILGNDELMVGEIDEIELSHGFFDNIEKYSLESSKIHLPARIDKETTVRVKETAKLIYRTLGCKGFARVDMFIDDDKIIFNEVNTIPGFTSHSRYPNMMKGIGLSFSSILDKLIELGVE; from the coding sequence ATGATGAAGAAAAAAATAGCAATTTTATTTGGAGGATATTCAACAGAATATAACGTATCTTTACAATCTGCCAATTCAATCATTAGAAATATCAATGATGAAATATATGAAAAAGTACTTATAGGAATTACAAGAGAAGGGAACTGGTTCAGATATTATGGCACAACAAACAACATACTGAATGATACATGGTATCTAAATGAAGATGAATGTGTGCCTGTTGTCATTTCACCTAATCGTAATCTGGGCGGGATTATTGAATTAATAGGAAGTACTAATAAATTTACAAAAATTGATGCTGCATTTCCTGTATTACATGGAAAAAACGGTGAAGATGGTACTGTTCAAGGATTGATTGAGTTAGCAGGAATACCACTTATAGGGTGTGATACACTTAGTTCTGCTTTGTGCATGAATAAGGATATTGCTCATAAACTTGCTAAAGAAGCAGGTATATCTATACCCGAAGGAATTGTCATCTCAAGTATGGAGAATGATAAGTCTTTGAAGAAAAAAACAGAACATCTCAACTATCCTTTATTTGTGAAACCTCTCAAAGCAGGTTCATCTTTCGGTATTACAAAAGTAAATGATAGGGCGAATCTGTTAGAAGCAGTTAATCTTGCATTTGAACACGATGATCAAGTAATAATAGAAGAAAACATTAATGGCTTTGAAGTAGGGTGTGCAATATTAGGAAATGATGAACTAATGGTAGGAGAAATAGATGAAATTGAATTAAGTCATGGATTTTTTGATAATATTGAAAAGTACTCTTTAGAAAGTTCAAAAATCCATTTGCCAGCACGGATAGATAAAGAAACGACAGTTCGTGTAAAGGAAACAGCAAAGCTGATTTATAGAACATTAGGTTGTAAAGGATTTGCAAGAGTAGATATGTTTATAGATGATGACAAGATAATCTTCAACGAAGTTAATACAATACCAGGATTCACTTCTCACAGCCGCTATCCAAATATGATGAAAGGCATCGGGTTGTCATTTAGCAGCATCTTAGACAAACTGATTGAATTAGGGGTGGAATAA
- the vanS gene encoding vancomycin resistance histidine kinase VanS encodes MNNRLKNFKRRFSIRFLINFITAVGIYTIALLAVYFVGREICSVIIWQSDSVLYRLLKLTDSVVFLIFIWSIGFIILFIIYWVKVIGYLEKIIQATETIYTSKDELIELPAELNEVEKQMNEIRFNLRKNERAAREAEQRKNDLVIYLAHDLKTPLTSVIGYLTLLRDEQQISEELRMKYLSISLDKAERLEDLINEFFEITRFNLTNLTLDISRVNLNRMMEQITYEFKPMFEEKHLKCSLKITSDINIRFDVNKMQRVFDNLIRNAINYSFENSTIEISVTQLEDSVQLSFHNQGNTIPKEKLNRIFEQFYRLDTSRTTKTGGAGLGLAIAKEIIELHKGTISAFSENEITRFEVMIPNSL; translated from the coding sequence TTGAATAATAGATTGAAAAATTTCAAACGCAGATTTTCTATTAGGTTCTTAATAAATTTTATTACTGCAGTAGGTATATATACAATTGCTTTATTGGCGGTATATTTTGTTGGTAGAGAAATATGTTCCGTGATTATTTGGCAAAGTGATTCTGTACTTTATAGATTACTTAAGCTTACAGATAGTGTTGTTTTCCTAATTTTCATCTGGAGTATAGGCTTTATTATTTTGTTTATAATTTATTGGGTCAAAGTAATTGGCTATCTAGAGAAGATTATTCAAGCTACAGAAACTATTTACACTTCAAAAGATGAATTGATAGAACTTCCAGCTGAACTGAATGAAGTTGAAAAACAAATGAATGAAATAAGATTTAACTTAAGAAAAAATGAACGTGCTGCAAGAGAAGCAGAGCAAAGAAAAAATGACCTTGTCATCTATTTGGCTCATGATTTGAAAACACCACTTACATCAGTTATCGGGTATCTAACTCTTCTAAGAGATGAACAGCAGATATCAGAAGAGCTTCGTATGAAATATCTTTCTATTTCTTTGGATAAAGCAGAACGTTTAGAAGATCTTATCAACGAATTTTTTGAGATCACCCGTTTTAATCTTACAAACCTTACTTTGGATATTAGTAGAGTTAATCTTAATCGTATGATGGAGCAGATTACTTATGAATTTAAACCAATGTTTGAAGAAAAACATTTGAAATGCTCTTTAAAGATAACGTCAGATATTAATATCAGGTTTGATGTCAATAAGATGCAGCGTGTATTTGATAACCTAATTCGTAATGCCATAAATTACAGCTTTGAAAATAGTACAATAGAAATATCAGTTACACAATTAGAAGATAGCGTACAACTTAGCTTCCATAATCAGGGGAATACAATTCCAAAAGAAAAATTAAACAGGATTTTTGAACAATTCTACAGGTTAGATACATCTCGTACTACCAAAACAGGTGGTGCTGGTTTAGGACTTGCTATAGCAAAAGAAATAATAGAGCTTCATAAAGGAACTATAAGTGCATTCAGTGAAAATGAAATAACTAGGTTTGAAGTTATGATTCCAAATTCTTTGTAG
- the vanR gene encoding VanR-ABDEGLN family response regulator transcription factor has translation MKEKILLVDDEKEIADLIELYLKNEGYTIYKFYNGNDALNCIETEKLDLAILDVMLPDTDGFTICKKIREKYFYPIILLTAKVEDIDKIMGLTIGADDYITKPFNPLEVVARVKTQLRRYMLYNHTDSDDIDECTNRYDIRGMVINKDTHKCTYLGKSLSLTPIEFSILWHLCENKGKVVSSEELFEAVWGQKYLDNNNTVMAHIGRLREKMNEPSRKPKFIKTVWGVGYQIE, from the coding sequence ATGAAAGAAAAGATTTTATTGGTGGATGATGAAAAAGAAATTGCTGATTTGATAGAATTGTATCTAAAAAATGAGGGATATACAATTTACAAATTCTATAATGGAAATGATGCACTCAATTGCATAGAAACAGAAAAATTGGATTTGGCTATATTGGATGTAATGCTTCCTGATACAGATGGTTTTACAATTTGTAAAAAGATCAGAGAAAAATATTTTTATCCTATCATCCTATTAACTGCCAAAGTAGAAGATATTGATAAGATTATGGGATTGACAATAGGGGCGGATGATTATATAACCAAACCTTTTAACCCTTTGGAGGTTGTGGCAAGAGTCAAAACCCAGTTAAGAAGGTATATGTTGTATAATCATACTGATTCAGACGATATTGATGAATGTACTAATAGATATGATATAAGAGGTATGGTAATTAATAAAGACACTCATAAATGTACATATCTAGGGAAGTCTTTATCTCTGACTCCTATAGAATTCTCTATTCTTTGGCATCTATGCGAAAATAAAGGTAAAGTTGTTTCTTCTGAGGAATTGTTTGAAGCAGTATGGGGTCAGAAATATCTGGATAACAACAATACTGTTATGGCTCATATAGGACGTCTTAGAGAAAAGATGAATGAACCTTCAAGAAAACCAAAATTCATAAAAACTGTATGGGGGGTTGGCTATCAAATTGAATAA
- a CDS encoding NUDIX hydrolase, with protein sequence MIEAVSCGGVVIHKGKILLLYQHKYEGWVLPKGTVEDQEEYNDTAIREVREEASVKANIIKYVGKSQYSFMIANDTVVKDVHWYLMKAYSYYSRPQREEFFTDSGYYKYHEAYHLLKFSNEKQILEQAYNDYLDLKKCNMWGNKKYI encoded by the coding sequence ATGATTGAAGCAGTTAGTTGTGGCGGGGTGGTAATTCATAAAGGTAAGATATTATTACTTTATCAACATAAATACGAAGGCTGGGTATTACCCAAAGGTACTGTTGAAGACCAAGAAGAATATAATGATACAGCTATAAGAGAAGTACGTGAAGAAGCTTCCGTTAAAGCAAATATTATAAAATATGTTGGGAAAAGTCAATATTCCTTTATGATTGCCAATGATACGGTTGTTAAGGATGTACACTGGTATCTAATGAAGGCCTATAGCTATTATAGCAGACCACAAAGAGAAGAATTCTTTACGGATTCTGGGTATTACAAATATCATGAAGCTTACCATTTACTAAAATTCAGCAACGAGAAACAAATATTAGAACAAGCCTATAATGATTACTTGGATTTGAAAAAATGCAACATGTGGGGAAATAAAAAGTACATCTAG
- a CDS encoding peptidoglycan D,D-transpeptidase FtsI family protein — protein sequence MKRKKEQVNRKDNKSLNNISYIFIGLFVILIVNIIKFVYVDSTNVVINSYNPRIEELEQNIVRGKILDTNKKVLAETMVDGDKSYRIYPYENIFSHIVGYSHQGKTGIEALVNYDLLKSNVGIIEKTVQSISKKKSVGDNVVTTLDADLQKKAYELLGNRKGAIVAIEPSTGKILCMVSKPDFNPNYIESNWTKLNNDEENSPLLNKATHGLYPPGSTFKIVTALAFIRENPGWKDYTYTCNGKDVFEGTTIHCYSNTKHGKENLEKAFKMSCNTAFAHIGTNLDMNNYRNVANDLLFDTLLPYPLHFRTSRFKLSEESAVKEIAETAIGQGETEVTPFHNALITSAIANGGILMKPYLIDSVENANGKLITKNLPEFYSELMSVEEAGIIKEFMKKVVSEGTGKTSAVQGIDVAGKTGSAEVSGKKPHAWYVGFAPADNPQIAVSVIVENSGTSTKYAAPIAKQLFELYINK from the coding sequence ATGAAAAGAAAAAAAGAACAAGTAAACAGAAAAGATAATAAAAGTTTAAATAATATTTCATATATATTCATAGGACTTTTTGTAATATTAATCGTGAACATCATCAAATTTGTTTATGTTGATAGTACAAATGTAGTCATTAATTCTTACAATCCTCGTATTGAAGAATTGGAACAGAATATAGTTAGAGGTAAGATATTAGATACTAACAAAAAAGTCTTAGCTGAAACTATGGTAGATGGTGATAAGTCATATAGAATATATCCTTACGAAAATATATTTTCACATATTGTAGGTTATTCCCATCAAGGAAAAACAGGTATAGAGGCTCTGGTGAATTATGATTTACTGAAATCCAATGTGGGGATAATAGAAAAAACCGTACAGTCAATATCTAAGAAAAAAAGTGTTGGTGATAATGTTGTTACTACTTTAGATGCCGATCTACAAAAGAAGGCTTATGAATTATTAGGCAATAGAAAAGGTGCAATAGTAGCCATAGAGCCATCAACTGGGAAAATACTTTGTATGGTTTCCAAGCCTGATTTTAACCCTAATTATATTGAGAGTAATTGGACTAAGTTAAATAATGATGAAGAAAATTCTCCACTATTGAATAAGGCTACTCATGGCTTGTATCCACCAGGTTCTACATTTAAAATAGTTACTGCTTTAGCATTTATAAGAGAAAATCCTGGTTGGAAGGATTATACCTATACTTGCAATGGTAAAGACGTATTTGAAGGAACTACAATTCATTGTTATTCAAATACAAAGCATGGAAAAGAAAATTTGGAAAAAGCATTTAAGATGTCATGTAATACAGCATTTGCTCATATAGGAACTAATTTAGATATGAACAATTATAGAAATGTTGCAAATGATTTATTGTTTGATACGTTACTCCCTTATCCATTACATTTTAGAACCAGTAGATTTAAACTAAGTGAAGAATCTGCTGTGAAAGAGATAGCAGAAACAGCCATAGGACAAGGTGAAACAGAAGTAACTCCATTCCATAATGCACTAATAACTTCTGCTATAGCTAATGGTGGTATATTAATGAAGCCCTATCTTATTGATAGTGTTGAAAATGCTAATGGAAAATTAATAACTAAAAATCTGCCAGAATTCTATTCTGAACTTATGAGTGTAGAAGAAGCAGGTATAATAAAAGAGTTCATGAAAAAGGTTGTAAGTGAAGGTACTGGTAAGACATCCGCTGTCCAAGGTATTGATGTTGCTGGAAAAACAGGTTCTGCTGAAGTATCAGGGAAAAAACCTCATGCATGGTATGTAGGATTTGCACCAGCTGATAATCCTCAGATAGCTGTATCCGTAATAGTTGAAAACTCTGGAACAAGCACGAAATATGCAGCACCAATAGCAAAACAGCTTTTTGAACTATATATCAATAAATAA
- a CDS encoding FtsW/RodA/SpoVE family cell cycle protein encodes MFEIIINITRFIFILLAIYFTYLCYKLYRCKYKAVNNKKNKSMTQGSNENFYLKNQRITLLITHFLGFMILIGASDKHKLDLLILYVEQVMFFMIIWFLLKKLYTEYNYLLWNTSLYLISISFIILARIDYNVGYRQFLMAILGYLFAIIVPIFIDRFTFLDKLEWVYIGISIIFLVIVNFVGTEKHGATNWILIGDFSFQPSEIIKILFILFLAAYMRKRDKIIHVVIAAIPSLILIILLVYQKDLGTALIFFIIFISVIYISTNKPFYFLGGLSGGIVGSFIAYKYYSHVRDRVEAWINPWADIDRKGYQIAQSLFAIGAGGFFGKGLTKGMPKVIPAVETDIIFAAICEEFGNIFSILLIIIMALFFLSGIKIAKGTKDNFYLLLASGISCTFAFQMFLILAGVTKLIPLTGVTLPFVSSGGTSLTMSIIMLGILEGIHIKNQKGETNEKKKRTSKQKR; translated from the coding sequence ATGTTCGAGATAATAATTAATATTACTAGATTTATATTTATATTATTAGCAATATATTTTACTTATCTATGTTATAAATTATATAGATGCAAATATAAAGCAGTTAATAATAAAAAGAATAAATCTATGACACAGGGGTCAAATGAAAACTTTTATTTAAAAAATCAAAGAATAACATTATTGATAACACATTTTCTTGGTTTCATGATATTAATTGGTGCATCTGATAAACATAAACTGGATTTATTGATTTTATATGTAGAGCAAGTTATGTTTTTTATGATAATCTGGTTCTTGTTAAAGAAATTATATACTGAGTATAACTATTTATTATGGAATACTTCCTTATATCTAATATCCATATCCTTTATAATATTAGCAAGGATAGATTACAATGTTGGGTATAGACAATTTCTTATGGCTATACTTGGATATCTATTTGCTATAATAGTACCTATATTTATTGACAGGTTCACTTTTCTTGATAAGTTGGAGTGGGTTTATATTGGTATTTCAATAATATTTCTTGTTATAGTTAACTTTGTAGGTACTGAAAAACATGGAGCTACCAACTGGATATTGATTGGAGATTTTAGCTTTCAACCATCAGAAATAATAAAAATACTGTTTATTCTATTTTTAGCTGCTTACATGAGAAAAAGAGATAAGATTATTCATGTGGTGATTGCAGCGATACCATCATTGATACTAATAATTTTACTAGTGTATCAAAAAGATTTAGGAACCGCTTTAATATTTTTTATAATATTTATTTCGGTTATTTATATATCTACTAATAAACCTTTTTATTTTTTAGGAGGTCTTTCAGGGGGAATTGTAGGTTCATTCATAGCTTATAAATATTATTCTCATGTAAGGGACAGAGTTGAAGCTTGGATTAATCCTTGGGCTGATATTGATAGAAAAGGATATCAGATAGCTCAATCATTATTTGCAATAGGTGCTGGAGGTTTTTTTGGTAAAGGATTGACAAAAGGTATGCCAAAAGTTATACCAGCTGTTGAAACAGATATAATATTTGCAGCTATCTGCGAAGAATTCGGTAATATATTTTCAATATTATTAATTATAATAATGGCTTTATTTTTCTTAAGTGGTATCAAGATTGCTAAAGGTACAAAGGATAACTTCTATTTATTATTGGCAAGTGGGATAAGCTGTACGTTTGCATTTCAGATGTTCTTAATACTTGCAGGTGTAACCAAGCTTATACCTCTTACAGGAGTTACTTTACCTTTTGTAAGTTCAGGAGGTACTTCATTAACAATGTCAATAATAATGTTAGGTATCTTGGAAGGTATTCACATTAAGAATCAAAAGGGTGAAACAAATGAAAAGAAAAAAAGAACAAGTAAACAGAAAAGATAA
- a CDS encoding DUF3656 domain-containing U32 family peptidase, giving the protein MNDKPELLSPAGSFESMIAAINAGCDAVYVGGKQFSARAYASNFDTEELIKAIKYCHLRGVKIYVTVNTLFKDKEIEELINYINIIYEAGVDALIIQDFGICKLIRDRFRDLEIHASTQMTIHNLQGVKYLNELGFKRVVLSRESSLKEIKYITSNTDTEIECFIHGALCYSYSGQCLMSSILGGRSGNRGRCAGTCRLPYALYEKDEKMNHSGGKYLLSPKDIATIDLLPELINAGITSFKIEGRMKSPEYVASVTSVYRKYIDRYYENPNGYNVDKRDMELLLEIYNRGGFSTGYYNNKSDIMSMKKPNNQGAYIGKVTNVNKKSRTIEIKLNGKVNKGDKLEIWTGNEPFPSVTIKKPSDSANITLKDYNKYILPGNLVYRVKNKQTYDDIGNNIIKVNKKLEVEGNLKVNEGKVIELELNYNNFNIRESGCIAEKAKNQSLTQERIIKQIKKTGDFPFELVMKNVNIDDNIFIPISEINKLRRNALENLEQMILDSYRREPKKLPDYKIDKKTVKMPKCNVNVLIRNMEQLEAIKDFNVKDIYIESELIEIEDIKRMIDMCRNYNANIFIALPRIFDETIQKRYMTKYKQMEKLDIKGYLIRTYGEMYLLKGTNKQIIIDYNMNIINNETISAWKKEGASRITLSPELHNREISDLDTSQSEIMVYGYLPLMVSKQCVVNNTSNNKKLCYNNKKYYLKDRYGKKFLVDRRCINCINVIYNSSPLILLDQLDKVNDLGISNLRLEFTSESKEQIVKIMKLFFSIICNVKQYDRESILDNLGVEEFNRGHFLRGIE; this is encoded by the coding sequence ATGAACGATAAACCAGAATTATTATCACCAGCAGGTTCATTTGAAAGTATGATTGCAGCAATTAATGCTGGTTGTGATGCTGTTTATGTTGGAGGTAAGCAATTTAGTGCTAGAGCATATGCTTCTAACTTTGATACAGAAGAATTAATAAAAGCTATAAAGTATTGCCATCTAAGAGGTGTAAAGATATATGTAACTGTTAATACTCTATTTAAGGACAAAGAGATAGAGGAGCTTATTAATTATATTAATATTATTTATGAAGCAGGAGTTGACGCTTTAATCATACAAGATTTTGGCATATGTAAACTCATTAGAGATAGATTTAGGGATTTAGAGATACATGCAAGTACTCAAATGACAATTCATAACCTGCAAGGAGTAAAATACCTTAATGAATTAGGTTTCAAACGAGTTGTATTAAGTAGAGAATCAAGTCTGAAAGAAATAAAATATATTACCAGCAATACTGACACAGAAATTGAATGTTTTATTCATGGAGCATTGTGTTATTCATATTCAGGTCAATGCTTAATGAGTAGTATTTTAGGCGGTAGAAGTGGAAATAGGGGAAGATGTGCAGGAACATGCAGATTACCTTATGCACTATATGAAAAAGATGAAAAGATGAATCATTCAGGAGGCAAGTATTTACTAAGTCCAAAAGATATTGCTACTATTGATCTATTACCTGAATTGATTAATGCTGGAATAACATCTTTTAAAATTGAAGGTAGGATGAAAAGCCCAGAATATGTAGCTTCTGTCACATCAGTATATAGAAAATATATAGATAGATATTATGAAAATCCTAATGGTTATAATGTAGATAAAAGAGATATGGAATTACTTCTTGAAATATACAATAGAGGTGGCTTCTCTACAGGGTATTACAATAATAAATCAGATATAATGTCAATGAAAAAGCCTAATAACCAAGGTGCTTATATAGGAAAAGTTACTAATGTTAATAAAAAAAGCAGAACAATAGAAATAAAATTAAATGGTAAAGTGAATAAAGGTGATAAATTAGAGATATGGACAGGTAATGAACCTTTCCCTTCTGTTACTATCAAAAAGCCATCAGATAGTGCTAATATCACTCTAAAAGACTATAACAAATATATCCTTCCAGGTAATTTGGTTTATAGGGTAAAAAATAAACAGACTTATGATGACATAGGTAATAATATCATCAAAGTAAATAAAAAGTTAGAGGTGGAAGGTAATTTAAAAGTTAATGAAGGCAAAGTAATTGAATTGGAATTGAATTATAACAATTTTAATATTAGAGAATCAGGATGCATTGCTGAAAAAGCTAAAAATCAATCCCTTACTCAAGAAAGAATAATTAAACAGATCAAAAAAACTGGGGATTTTCCATTTGAATTAGTAATGAAGAATGTAAACATTGATGATAATATATTCATTCCTATCAGTGAGATCAATAAACTTAGAAGAAATGCTTTAGAGAACCTAGAACAAATGATTTTGGATTCATATAGAAGAGAACCTAAAAAATTACCTGATTATAAGATTGACAAAAAAACAGTGAAGATGCCTAAGTGTAATGTAAATGTTTTAATCAGGAATATGGAACAATTAGAAGCCATAAAAGATTTTAATGTAAAAGATATATACATTGAAAGTGAACTAATAGAGATAGAAGATATCAAGAGAATGATTGATATGTGTAGAAATTATAATGCAAATATATTTATAGCTCTGCCAAGAATATTTGATGAAACTATCCAAAAGAGATACATGACGAAATATAAACAAATGGAAAAATTAGATATTAAGGGCTATTTGATTAGAACATACGGTGAAATGTATTTGCTGAAAGGTACCAACAAACAAATTATCATTGATTATAACATGAACATTATTAACAATGAAACAATATCTGCTTGGAAAAAAGAAGGGGCATCACGTATAACATTGTCACCTGAACTACACAATAGAGAAATCAGCGATTTAGACACAAGTCAATCCGAAATAATGGTTTATGGATATCTTCCGCTAATGGTATCAAAGCAATGTGTTGTAAATAATACTAGTAATAATAAGAAGTTATGTTATAATAATAAAAAATATTATTTAAAGGATAGATATGGTAAAAAGTTTCTAGTAGATAGAAGATGTATTAATTGTATTAATGTTATTTATAACTCAAGTCCATTAATATTATTAGACCAATTAGACAAAGTTAATGATTTAGGTATCAGTAATCTAAGATTAGAATTCACTAGTGAAAGTAAAGAACAGATAGTTAAGATCATGAAATTATTTTTTAGTATTATATGTAACGTTAAACAATATGACAGAGAAAGCATACTTGATAATCTTGGTGTAGAAGAATTTAATAGAGGTCATTTTTTAAGAGGTATAGAGTAG
- the zapA gene encoding cell division protein ZapA, whose protein sequence is MSPKNNTKVIIGGNVYTLSGDESEEYIQRVALYINNKLDELKASENGQFLNTRLMSILLAINIADDYFKAKEGTVNLEKSFKLKDELILEKEREIERLQETIHKLEADKNELIERADRLEEDMENYKAELDEYIETFDLENG, encoded by the coding sequence ATGTCACCAAAGAATAATACAAAAGTAATAATTGGTGGTAATGTATATACATTATCTGGGGACGAGAGCGAAGAATATATTCAAAGAGTGGCTCTTTATATCAATAATAAACTAGATGAACTAAAGGCTTCGGAGAACGGACAATTTCTTAATACTAGATTAATGTCTATATTATTAGCAATCAATATTGCTGATGATTATTTTAAGGCAAAAGAAGGTACTGTAAATCTAGAAAAATCTTTTAAATTAAAAGATGAACTGATACTAGAAAAAGAACGTGAGATTGAGAGATTACAAGAAACAATACATAAATTAGAAGCTGATAAGAACGAACTAATTGAACGGGCAGACAGATTAGAAGAAGACATGGAAAATTATAAGGCAGAACTAGATGAATACATAGAAACATTTGATTTAGAAAACGGGTAG
- a CDS encoding winged helix-turn-helix transcriptional regulator, which produces MDRELQLLSQISNNEHVTQRQLAKDLGLSLGSINGILQDMINKGYINVQQINSRALKYIITPLGKKAKDLKTYDEVVVSYKMISKVRQMTKKIIEEQIEKGYYHFYLYGQHDEVYKIVKMSIIEAKRLHNVTYSEIETLSEADDTNGIVITWNNDDGVTTDNNLVLNVLSDVV; this is translated from the coding sequence ATGGATAGAGAATTACAGTTGCTAAGTCAGATTAGCAATAATGAACATGTGACCCAAAGACAATTAGCTAAAGATTTAGGTTTATCCCTTGGTTCTATCAATGGGATTCTACAGGATATGATTAATAAAGGATATATCAATGTACAGCAGATTAACTCCAGAGCTCTAAAATACATAATAACTCCTTTAGGTAAAAAAGCAAAGGATCTAAAAACATACGATGAAGTGGTAGTGAGTTATAAGATGATTAGCAAGGTTCGTCAGATGACTAAGAAAATTATTGAAGAACAGATAGAAAAAGGGTACTACCATTTTTATCTGTACGGACAGCATGATGAAGTATATAAAATAGTCAAGATGAGTATTATTGAAGCAAAAAGATTGCATAATGTAACCTATAGTGAGATAGAAACGCTATCAGAAGCTGATGATACAAATGGTATCGTGATTACTTGGAATAATGATGATGGGGTGACAACAGATAACAACCTAGTACTTAATGTCTTAAGTGACGTAGTATAG
- the ruvB gene encoding Holliday junction branch migration DNA helicase RuvB codes for MEKRIITTELMDEDLKIEQNLRPKLLSDYIGQAKAKENMKVFIEAAKLREEPLDHVLLYGPPGLGKTTLSNIIANEMGVNLKITSGPAIEKPGDMAAILNNLQEGDILFIDEIHRLNRQVEEVMYPAMEDFVIDIVIGKGPSARSIRLDLPRFTLVGATTRIGLLTSPLRDRFGVINKLEFYTLDELTDIVKRSACVLGIDIDEKGAVEIARRSRGTPRLANRLLKRVRDFAQVKYKGDITKEVADYALDLLDVDKSGLDKNDRKMLLAMIEKYNGGPVGLDTLAATIGEESGTVEDVYEPYLIQLGYINRTPRGRTVTSLCYKHFGIDCSNDYTNDN; via the coding sequence ATGGAAAAAAGAATTATTACAACAGAACTGATGGATGAAGATTTGAAGATAGAGCAAAACCTAAGACCAAAATTGTTATCAGATTATATTGGACAGGCAAAAGCAAAAGAGAACATGAAGGTTTTTATTGAAGCAGCTAAGCTGAGAGAAGAACCTCTTGATCACGTATTATTATATGGTCCTCCAGGATTAGGTAAAACAACGTTGTCCAATATCATAGCAAATGAGATGGGAGTAAATCTAAAAATCACTTCAGGTCCTGCAATAGAGAAGCCTGGAGATATGGCAGCTATACTTAATAATCTTCAAGAAGGAGATATACTTTTTATAGATGAAATACATAGACTGAATAGACAGGTAGAGGAAGTTATGTACCCTGCTATGGAGGATTTTGTTATTGATATAGTTATAGGTAAAGGTCCATCTGCAAGGTCAATAAGACTTGATTTGCCTAGATTCACCTTGGTAGGAGCAACTACGCGTATAGGACTTTTAACATCACCTTTAAGAGATAGATTTGGTGTTATCAATAAATTGGAGTTCTATACCTTAGATGAATTAACAGACATTGTAAAAAGGTCAGCCTGTGTCTTAGGTATAGATATTGATGAAAAAGGGGCTGTGGAAATAGCAAGAAGGTCTAGGGGTACACCTAGACTTGCTAATAGATTGCTAAAACGTGTTAGAGATTTTGCCCAAGTCAAATACAAAGGTGATATAACTAAAGAAGTAGCTGATTATGCGCTTGATCTACTAGATGTTGATAAAAGCGGTTTGGATAAAAACGATAGGAAGATGTTACTTGCTATGATAGAAAAATATAATGGAGGACCTGTAGGTCTAGATACTCTTGCAGCAACCATTGGTGAGGAGTCAGGGACAGTTGAAGATGTTTATGAACCTTATCTGATACAGCTTGGTTATATTAATAGAACTCCCAGAGGCAGGACGGTTACGTCACTATGTTATAAACATTTTGGAATAGATTGTAGTAATGATTATACCAATGATAACTAA